Part of the Natronolimnobius sp. AArcel1 genome is shown below.
ATATGCTCCGTGCTATCCTCCCGGAGGGACAGATCGTCTGTGAGCGCTACGAACAGGACGACCAGGGAGTCGAACTCTATGACGAAGATGATGAGTTCATCGCGTTCGTTCCCTACGCGAATCTGCACGCGCTGGTCGACGAAGATGCCTATGGCGGCGACGAACGCTCGATCATGTAAGCGTTAATCTCGACCAAACAGTCCGCACTCTCGCCTGGACTACGTGGAAGAAGGCTCCGTCGCTGCAGGCGAGTGATCGATCGCCTCGAGTTGTTCGCGGTACCTGTTTCGAACCGTTACGACAGTCGTCTGTGCGGTTTCTGCGACAGCACGCTGTGGAATCGTCTCCTCACAGAGTAAGCCGGCAGCATAGATTGCTGCGGCGGCGAAGCCGGTCGGTGATTTGCCCGAATGCAGTCCCTGATCGGTCGTCTCGTCGATAATTTCGACGGCCATCGTCTCGACGTTCTTGCCGACATCGAGTTCCGAGCAGAATCGCGGGACGAACTGTCGCGGGTTCGTCGGCTCGAGATTGATGTTGAGTTCGTCTGCAATATAGCGATACGTTCGGCCAATCTCTCGTTGGTCGACCCGTGAGACGGCAGTTACCTCCTCGAGACTGCGGGGAATATCTTCTTTCCGACAGGCCGTATAGAGCGCACTCGTTGCGACGCCCTCGATTGACCGGCCGCGAATGAGGTCTTGCTCGAGTGCGCGGCGGTAGATGACGCTTGCTGTCTCTTTGACGGGGTTAGGAACGCCGAGGGCGCTCACCATCCGGTCGATTTCTGAGAGAGCGTATTTCAGGTTACGTTCGCCGGCGTTTTTCGTCCGAATCCGCTCTTGCCAGACTCGGAGTCGGTGAATTTGGCCCTGCTTGTCGGCGGACATCGTGTGACCGTTGGCATCTCTATTGCGCCAGTCGATCGTCGTCGTCAGGCCGCGGTCGTGCATCGACTGTGTGAGTGGCGCGCCCACGCGCGAGAGTTCGTCATGCTCTTGCGCATTGAACGCCCGCCATTCGGGGCCGTAGTCGATGGGGTCTTCGGTGAGGACGAGCCCGCACTGCTCACAGACGCGTTCGCCGCGATCCGGATCGTGAATAATCGTATCGGTTTCACAGTCGGGACACAGCTCAGCCGCCGTCTCTTTGGAGTCACTTCTGGCGTTATTGATAACGGAC
Proteins encoded:
- a CDS encoding transcription initiation factor IIB family protein, translated to MTQSVINNARSDSKETAAELCPDCETDTIIHDPDRGERVCEQCGLVLTEDPIDYGPEWRAFNAQEHDELSRVGAPLTQSMHDRGLTTTIDWRNRDANGHTMSADKQGQIHRLRVWQERIRTKNAGERNLKYALSEIDRMVSALGVPNPVKETASVIYRRALEQDLIRGRSIEGVATSALYTACRKEDIPRSLEEVTAVSRVDQREIGRTYRYIADELNINLEPTNPRQFVPRFCSELDVGKNVETMAVEIIDETTDQGLHSGKSPTGFAAAAIYAAGLLCEETIPQRAVAETAQTTVVTVRNRYREQLEAIDHSPAATEPSST